One window of Channa argus isolate prfri chromosome 4, Channa argus male v1.0, whole genome shotgun sequence genomic DNA carries:
- the LOC137125856 gene encoding ubiquitin-conjugating enzyme E2 H-like — MSSPSPGKRRMDTDVVKLIESKHEVTILSGLNEFVVKFHGPPGTPYEGGVWKVRVDLPDKYPFKSPSIGFMNKIFHPNIDEASGTVCLDVINQTWTALYDLTNIFESFLPQLLAYPNPIDPLNGDAAAMYLHRPEDYKHKIKEYIQKYATEEALKEQEEGGGDSSSESSMSDFSEDEAQDMEL, encoded by the exons ATGTCGTCTCCAAGTCCGGGCAAGAGGCGAATGGATACCGACGTGGTAAAACT CATCGAGAGCAAGCATGAGGTCACCATTCTCAGCGGACTCAATGAATTTGTGGTCAAGTTTCATGGACCACCTGGAA CACCGTATGAAGGAGGTGTGTGGAAGGTTCGGGTGGACCTGCCAGATAAGTATCCCTTCAAATCACCATCAATAG GattcatgaataaaatatttcatccCAACATTGATGAAGC GTCAGGAACTGTGTGTTTAGATGTTATAAACCAGACATGGACCGCTCTTTATG ACCTCACCAACATCTTCGAGTCGTTCCTCCCCCAGCTGCTCGCCTACCCCAATCCAATTGATCCTCTGAATGGGGATGCAGCTGCCATGTACCTACACCGACCGGAGGATTATAAACACAAGATCAAAG AGTACATCCAGAAGTACGCCACAGAGGAGGCTCtaaaggagcaggaggagggagggggcgACTCTTCTTCCGAGAGCTCCATGTCAGACTTTTCAGAGGATGAGGCTCAAGACATGGAGTTGTAG